AAGTTTAGGATATAAATCTTTTATATTTCCTGCAATTTCTAAAATGGTCATTACTTTATCTACAAGATTATATGTCCCTGAGTCAATATTACCATCAACCATATTAGCAAGAATGCTTGCAGCTTTTTCAATATGTATAAATGAACGTCTCTGCAATCCGTTACCATGAATACTTATTCTGTTTGTAAAAGTAGCATCGAACATAAAATGGTTAATAACAGCATCAAATCTCATACTTATTCCATAGCCATAAACATTGCTGCTTCTAACAATATAAGTATCCATTTTAGGCATTAAACGTTCTACATGTTTTTCGCCACGATATTTAGAAATACCGTAAAAACTTTTAGGATCGGGAATTGTATTAATATCAATTTCGTCATTCTGTGCACCATAAATAGAAGCACTGCTTAAATAAATAAAGCGTTTTACATTACTATCTTCGGTTGCATAAACAAGTTCAGCAGTTCCCCAATGATTAACCTGTTCAAAAAGATGCGAGCTCTCATTTGATAATGGTGTAGAAACTCTTGCTGCAAGATGATAGATAACATCCACAGTTTGTACAATTTGTTTTAACATTCTGGAATCAAGCATCTCTCCTTTAATAAAGCGCACCTTACCCCTTTTAATTCCTGAATGAAGAAAAATGTTATAATTGTTTCTGCTTAAATTATCAAAAATAATTATTTCGCTTACAGCCGGATTCTGATCCAATAATCGGGTTAACTCAGTTCCTATATATCCTGCACCGCCTGTTATTAATACTCTCATTATTTTTTAGGTTTATTTTTTTACTACTAAGTCGGTATTTAAACCACACTCTGTTTTATTCATTCCAAACCAACGCCCCATTCGTTCATCATCTGTAATTACCATTTTTCTTGTACATGGTTCGCAGCCTATACTTACAAAACCTTGTTCATCCAATGGATGACGAGGTAAATTATGTTCTTTAATATAAGCATATATCATTTGCTTTGTCCAGTCTAACATAGGATGAAAACGTACTACATTATGTGGTGCAAAATCTTCAACAAACAGCTCTGAACGCACTTTAGACTGGTCGGCTCTTACACCGTTAATCCATACATCGTGTTCTGCTAAAATAGCGTCTAATGGCTGAACCTTATTTAAAAAGCAACAATAATCAGGATCACTGGTAAAAAGCAAATTACCTTGATTATCTTTTTGTAAAATTTTGGGTACAATTGGTTTTAAGTCAATTATATTTAGATCAAACTTATTTTGCAACAAATCTTTATACTGAGTAGTCTCGGGAAACAAGTAGCCCGTATTCATAAAATATACAGGAATCGACTTGTCTATCTGACTCATAATATGCAAAAGAACTACACTTTGAGTTTGAAATGAAGATGTTGCAAAAAGTCTTTTACCTTGATGCTTATATAGCTTTATCTGTCTTTCAATTTCTTCAAATATCATTTAATATCGGTTTTGAATTACAAAACTACTAAATTTTTAAATTAAGATGCTATATAACCAATTATGAGATTAGATTAGTTAATTTTATTTATTGCATTAAACTGTAAACCATTAATTTGATATAATTGTTAATTAATCATAACCTTAGCAATATTAATTTAATTAATTTCAAGCAAAATTTTTATTATACATTTTATAATTCTTATGCAATGAAATACAAATATTTAAACATCATATTTTTTGCTTTTATTTTTTTTGTTCCTTTAATTACATTTAGCCAAAAAGATATTTTCGAAAAATCAGTAAGATTAACACTTGCGGATCAGGAGAAAGCCTGGAATAATGGCGATTTAGTAAGTTATATGAATGGATACTGGAATAACGATTCTTTAAAATTTATAGGGAAAAGCGGCATACAATATGGTTGGCAAAAAACCTTAGACAATTACAAAAAATCTTATCCAGATAAATCGTCAATGGGTAATTTAAAATTTGAAATAGTGAAAATAGAGCTACTTTCTGACAATTCTGCTTTTGTTATTGGCAAATGGGCATTAACCCGCGAAAAAGGAGATATTAACGGATACTTTACATTACTTTTTAAAATAATAGACGGAAAAACTGTAATTGTTTGCGACCACAGCTCATAGCAAGCTATACGAATTCATAACAAATTACAATATTTATTTTTCTTTTACCAGAACAATATATACAGGAAAGTGATCGCTGTAGCCACCCTGCCATGTACCTGCAACAAAAGTTCTAAACGGATAACCAGCAAAAGCACCATCTTTTTGAACCATGTAGTTTTTCTTAAAAACTCTTGCTTTTAAAAATCTTAAAGAAGATTTATCTTCTAATAACAATGGCTGCGAAACAATCATCTGATCGAAAATATTCCAGTTATCTCTGTATGCAAGACTTCCAACTCCTTCTTTATGCATTTTATACATAGGATTATAAAGATCACCAGGTTGAGTTAATTTCTCATCACCTTTTACCTTTAAATGCTCGGTAAGACTTTTATTTGAAGGATCATCATTTAAGTCGCCCATAATTACAATCTTAGCATTGGCATCAGTCTTCATTATAGAATCTGTTATACTCTTACAAAGATCGGCAGCAGCATTTCTTAATGGTGCACTTTTCTTTTCACCACCACTTCTTGAAGGCCAGTGATTTACTATAAAATGCATTTGTTCTCCATCCAATAATCCTGAAACAACTAACTGGTCACGGGTTTTAAAATCAGGTTTACCTACTATGCTTAATGTTACAGAACGTGAAGAGGTAACAGTAAAATGTTGTTTCTGATAAAGCAAAGCAACGTCAACACCCCTTTTATCGGGACCTTCAATTTGAACTATACCATAATTCATAGGTGCAAGTAATGGCGAAGCAACCAAATCCTGAAGTACTTTAATATTTTCAATCTCACTTACTCCCAAAACAACCGGACCTTTAGCCTGAATTTCATCGCCAATCTGACTTATAACAGTTGACATGTTTGCAAGTTTTTTATTATATTTTTCTGTATTCCATTTATTACCTCCATCAGGAAGAAACTCCTCATCATTTTTATTGGGATCGTTTACGGTATCGTATAAATTCTCGAGATTATAAAAAGCTACACATAATGCTTTATATTTTTTTTCTTGTGAAAAACCATTTGCAGCAATAAAAAAAACTACAACAACTAATAAAAATATTTTATTCATAAAGTAAAAAATTAGATTCACAAAGGTACTTACTATTGTGGTATTTTGAATTTAAATGTTTGTGAAAAATAAAAAAAACTTCACAAAACTATTTCGCTGTTTTTAAAACTTTTACAAAAACACCAAGAGGCAGATTCTTTCCAAATTTATCTGGCAAAAAGATTTCTCCGGTTGAAATTAAATTATGATCTGCAAAAGTACACTTAGCAAGATTCTCAACAATTAGCGACGAAAATCCTAAAGAGTAAGTATTAAGAATCAAAAAATGCTCTACAGGATCGAGTAGCTGAGCTACTTCTTTTAATAATCCATTTATATCTCTTTCGAGTTTCCAGTTTTCACCTTCAGGTCCATGTCCGAATGCTGGAGGATCTAAAATAATACCGTGGTATTTACTACCTCTTCTAAGTTCACGTTTAACAAATTTTACTGCATCATCAACTATCAATCTGATATTTTCCAGTCCTGAAGCCGTTCCATTATCTCTAGCCCAATTTACAACCTGCTTTACACTATCAACATGTGTAGTTACAGCTCCGGCTGCACTTGCAGCAAGTGAAGAAGCCCCAGTGTATGCGAAAAGATTTAATACTTTAATTTCTTTTGAAGAAAATGCTTTAATACTTTCATAAATAAAATCCCAGTTAACAGCTTGTTCGGGAAATAAACCAACATGTTTAAATGACGTTAAACCTAATCTGAATGTTAAAGTTTTATCTCCAAGCTTATAATTAATATTCCATTGATCGGGCATTGATTTAAATTTCTTCCATACCCCGGAATTACTCGATTGAGGAATAAACTTTACATGTGCCCTGGATTCCCAATCCTGATTAGATAAATGCTTATCCCATACAGCCTGTGGTTCTGGTCGAATAAGAATATATTGTCCAAATCTTTCAAGTTTTTCAAAATATCCTGAGTCTATTAACTCATAATCTATCCAATTCTTTGGAAAAAGTAATTCCATATTAATTCATTTTATAAAAAAGCATAAAATTAGAATATTTACTGCTAGTAAAGTTGATTTACGAATACGATTTACTATTTTTGTTAATTAAATTTGAAAATAAATCCTGATTATGGCAAAAAATAATGAACCCGAAGTACAGGTAAACTCCATAAATATTATTGGTAACGGAACTACTATTGTCGGTGACATTCAAGGAGAAGGCGATATAAGAGTAGATGGAAATTTAAAAGGCACTCTTATCACTAAAGGAAGAGTTGTTATAGGATCAACCGGTGTATTCAGTGGCGAAATTACCTGTCGCAATGCAGATATTTCGGGCAAAGTTGACGGAAAGATTAAAGTTACTGAACTTTTAGCTTTAAAAGCATCTTCAAAATTTTCTGGCGATATAATAACAAATAAATTGGCTATTGAACCAAATGCTATATTTACAGGAACCTGTAATATGGCAGGAAACCATATTAATCATGGAATTGGAAGACCAGAAAATATCGCAGAAAAAGAAGCAATTAAATAGCTTCGGACGATATTCTTCTATGGCAATTCAAATGATGGTTATCATTGCCGGTGGAAGTTTAGGTGGACTTCAGCTTGATAAATGGACTGACACTAAATTTCCTTATTTCACCCTTTCTCTTTCAGTTATATCAGTTGCTTTGGCTGTTTATTTTGCAATAAAAGATGTAATAAAATTAAACAAATGAATATTCCAATAAAACCATTTTTAAACAGAATAATAATTGCTACATGGATATTGGAGTTAATCTCAGGTGGTCTTTA
The Bacteroidia bacterium genome window above contains:
- a CDS encoding polymer-forming cytoskeletal protein, giving the protein MIMAKNNEPEVQVNSINIIGNGTTIVGDIQGEGDIRVDGNLKGTLITKGRVVIGSTGVFSGEITCRNADISGKVDGKIKVTELLALKASSKFSGDIITNKLAIEPNAIFTGTCNMAGNHINHGIGRPENIAEKEAIK
- a CDS encoding phosphoadenylyl-sulfate reductase, which codes for MIFEEIERQIKLYKHQGKRLFATSSFQTQSVVLLHIMSQIDKSIPVYFMNTGYLFPETTQYKDLLQNKFDLNIIDLKPIVPKILQKDNQGNLLFTSDPDYCCFLNKVQPLDAILAEHDVWINGVRADQSKVRSELFVEDFAPHNVVRFHPMLDWTKQMIYAYIKEHNLPRHPLDEQGFVSIGCEPCTRKMVITDDERMGRWFGMNKTECGLNTDLVVKK
- a CDS encoding SDR family oxidoreductase codes for the protein MRVLITGGAGYIGTELTRLLDQNPAVSEIIIFDNLSRNNYNIFLHSGIKRGKVRFIKGEMLDSRMLKQIVQTVDVIYHLAARVSTPLSNESSHLFEQVNHWGTAELVYATEDSNVKRFIYLSSASIYGAQNDEIDINTIPDPKSFYGISKYRGEKHVERLMPKMDTYIVRSSNVYGYGISMRFDAVINHFMFDATFTNRISIHGNGLQRRSFIHIEKAASILANMVDGNIDSGTYNLVDKVMTILEIAGNIKDLYPKLEMIFINQHIQMRELLVKRDDRLMKLLTAPDLSFEDELKIFMEKFHNSSAM
- a CDS encoding endonuclease/exonuclease/phosphatase family protein; the encoded protein is MNKIFLLVVVVFFIAANGFSQEKKYKALCVAFYNLENLYDTVNDPNKNDEEFLPDGGNKWNTEKYNKKLANMSTVISQIGDEIQAKGPVVLGVSEIENIKVLQDLVASPLLAPMNYGIVQIEGPDKRGVDVALLYQKQHFTVTSSRSVTLSIVGKPDFKTRDQLVVSGLLDGEQMHFIVNHWPSRSGGEKKSAPLRNAAADLCKSITDSIMKTDANAKIVIMGDLNDDPSNKSLTEHLKVKGDEKLTQPGDLYNPMYKMHKEGVGSLAYRDNWNIFDQMIVSQPLLLEDKSSLRFLKARVFKKNYMVQKDGAFAGYPFRTFVAGTWQGGYSDHFPVYIVLVKEK
- a CDS encoding class I SAM-dependent methyltransferase, which translates into the protein MELLFPKNWIDYELIDSGYFEKLERFGQYILIRPEPQAVWDKHLSNQDWESRAHVKFIPQSSNSGVWKKFKSMPDQWNINYKLGDKTLTFRLGLTSFKHVGLFPEQAVNWDFIYESIKAFSSKEIKVLNLFAYTGASSLAASAAGAVTTHVDSVKQVVNWARDNGTASGLENIRLIVDDAVKFVKRELRRGSKYHGIILDPPAFGHGPEGENWKLERDINGLLKEVAQLLDPVEHFLILNTYSLGFSSLIVENLAKCTFADHNLISTGEIFLPDKFGKNLPLGVFVKVLKTAK
- a CDS encoding DUF4440 domain-containing protein, whose amino-acid sequence is MFFAFIFFVPLITFSQKDIFEKSVRLTLADQEKAWNNGDLVSYMNGYWNNDSLKFIGKSGIQYGWQKTLDNYKKSYPDKSSMGNLKFEIVKIELLSDNSAFVIGKWALTREKGDINGYFTLLFKIIDGKTVIVCDHSS
- a CDS encoding AtpZ/AtpI family protein, producing the protein MELEDQKISQKKKQLNSFGRYSSMAIQMMVIIAGGSLGGLQLDKWTDTKFPYFTLSLSVISVALAVYFAIKDVIKLNK